In Colletotrichum lupini chromosome 6, complete sequence, a single window of DNA contains:
- a CDS encoding La domain-containing protein: MNHQGTPVHGNPRMKHLPHLSEFVPSPPSPLKSQVNQAASTFYLKCQPGSGFPEKKKIHSQKKNSGLRFYSWAFFSSSPTTAHISLSLYPSPPQTLPYRYPCGHSSSAHSSCSVDTFLPITKPSSNRSLAFTVFHVFFGSPQPEHLRNVSPRLPLATQKKHTPLTCLQPTSPLFVYEEHSFHRTSYHLVRALDPTDSHLPASLDQQHLLVPTFLRLLQSLTAFDDVNRLLIPFTAPQAADRLILRTTRRGLVRPLRSVSVSGVAGLDQLIIFPGPLYPIVFRGMPISASDLASDTMATAFSYAQAAKGQAATTPAAQTTENGKDSASSVNGEQPAAEPTAVKSTDSVDDESSRNSPLKAQLAAKQDISSAQAEANSTNTPSAAASVTDSRRDDEEAVTEASARRSEKSVRSASASTRVTDEAEPKKGSRKPRKGKAGKESSEDAKKEKAAEQEKEEPKIELVEAPLPSVNIWTQRKETAAHKTSVTLPTANGATSASTPVDTWPNSQESKKKNKSADGAEATNGTAAGKSQRKAGDGDAAARRNGARGSRVIERDSRLTEVPPPVGDVHSWPTPETAVKEIVKEEKRKPLEKVERVEVEAQDDAGAKGRSKDKWERMDFVPTVQFSTPIPSVRGSRGGRGGARGGRDVTSRGGHGAAAAAASADKPASTAAPTKAGNEARDRARDGNAPARANSQPPVANKRASMEVSNGKEQRKPTAPHSGERNKESQSNATNEQAGPVRERGEGRGDRGRGGYRGRGGHPGNMPMHTQQSSYMSNGNSFGSQGPRQYASPPLHQGGSFQSSYGGSQSRGGRGGRGQSNGSGAFRGAGGPSNSGRMRQVQTNMNQVSWDYGVPMTPGSYAAFYEQTRHIMIPQMEYYFSVENLLKDTYLRKNMDSQGFVPLELVLGFQRVRSVADAQTLRAIIAECPQLDYVVGDDGIERLRSRTHWQKFVYPNMELRFDAARNEGPQYFYPRSLHAIAHYDHGMLGDYPVISPTAAYPNGAENTYVAYPTEAQGGQPNGTVNGNAAETQLSAQVPEFQPGPASEQTAEASAETEKAQPLVNGSAHTESAPLTNGNHAQPAEALQSYSNLSSPSQRAHLLMRFRGENSVAESPIDDIPFPEFRLRALSQRQDTLAGEIPGDMKSLYRFWSHFLVRHFDLEMFEEFRAYAVADATGGTINTTGLKHLIAYYEAVLQEDKKYPLDNLESLYGEAKRLAATAETP; the protein is encoded by the exons ATGAATCACCAAGGTACTCCCGTACATGGAAACCCGCGGATGAAGCACCTCCCGCATCTCAGTGAATT CGTCCcttcccccccctccccgctAAAAAGTCAGGTCAACCAAGCTGCCTCCACCTTTTACCTCAAGTGCCAACCTGGTAGTGGCTTTCCCGAGAAGAAAAAAATTCATtcacaaaaaaaaaactcgGGCCTCAGATTTTATTCCTGGGCCTTTTTCTCCTCCTCTCCCACAACCGCACatatctctctctctctctatccCTCTCCTCCACAAACCTTGCCCTACCGGTATCCTTGTGGTCATTCTTCCTCTGCTCACTCGTCCTGCTCGGTCGATACCTTTCT GCCAATAACCAAGCCCTCCTCCAATCGAAGCCTTGCGTTTACCGTCTTCCACGTTTTCTTTGGATCGCCGCAGCCCGAGCATCTCCGGAACGTCTCGCCTCGCTTGCCTCTCGCAACCCAAAAAAAACACACTCCGTTGACGTGCCTTCAACCTACCTCCCCCCTTTTCGTTTACGAGGAACACAGCTTCCACCGCACCTCATACCATCTCGTTCGCGCACTCGATCCTACTGATTC CCACCTTCCGGCTTCACTGGACCAGCAGCACCTGCTCGTCCCGACATTCTTGCGTTTACTTCAATCTTTGACGGCTTTCGACGACGTCAACCGGCTCCTGATTCCTTTCACGGCACCTCAGGCCGCCGACCGACTCATTCTTCGGACCACGCGGAGAGGTTTGGTTCGCCCTCTCCGGTCTGTCTCCGTCTCAGGAGTTGCTG GATTAGATCAGTTGATCATCTTCCCTGGTCCCTTATACCCAATAGTCTTTCGAGGCATGCCTATTTCTGCATCAGACCTAGCATCAGACACGATGGCTACTGCATTTTCTTACGCTCAAGCCGCCAAGGGTCAGGCGGCCACAACACCCGCGGCCCAGACCACCGAGAACGGCAAGGACTCCGCGAGCTCAGTAAATGGCGAACAACCGGCTGCCGAGCCCACCGCTGTCAAGAGCACCGACTCCGTTGACGACGAGTCCTCGAGAAATAGCCCTCTCAAGGCCCAACTGGCTGCCAAGCAGGACATTTCCTCTGCCCAAGCAGAGGCCAACAGCACGAACACACCATCTGCCGCCGCTTCCGTCACCGACTCGCGACGCGATGACGAGGAGGCCGTTACCGAAGCCTCTGCCCGCCGAAGTGAGAAGAGTGTGAGGTCGGCAAGCGCATCTACTCGCGTGACTGACGAGGCCGAGCCGAAGAAGGGCTCTAGGAAGCCGAGAAAGGGCAAGGCCGGAAAAGAGTCAAGTGAGGAtgcgaagaaggagaaggccgCAGAgcaggagaaggaggagccCAAGATTGAGCTCGTCGAGGCGCCGCTTCCTTCGGTCAACATCTGGACCCAGCGCAAGGAGACTGCGGCTCACAAGACCTCTGTCACCCTGCCCACCGCCAATGGTGCTACCAGTGCATCTACCCCAGTTGACACCTGGCCCAACAGCCAGGAgtccaagaagaagaacaagTCCGCTGACGGCGCTGAAGCCACCAACGGCACTGCTGCCGGCAAGTCTCAACGCAAGGCTGGCGATGGTGACGCCGCCGCCAGAAGAAACGGTGCTCGCGGCTCAAGGGTTATTGAGAGAGATAGCCGACTGACTGAGGTCCCTCCCCCTGTTGGCGACGTTCACTCATGGCCTACGCCTGAGACGGCGGTCAAGGAGATTGTCAAGGAGGAGAAGCGCAAGCCTCTCGAGAAGGTTGAGCGGGTAGAGGTCGAGGCCCAGGATGATGCCGGCGCCAAGGGACGTTCAAAAGACAAGTGGGAGCGTATGGACTTTGTCCCTACTGTCCAGTTCTCCACCCCCATCCCCTCAGTTAGAGGCTCTCGGGGAGGACGAGGTGGTGCTCGTGGTGGACGCGACGTTACTTCTCGTGGCGGTCAcggcgctgctgctgctgctgcctcTGCTGACAAGCCGGCCAGCACTGCTGCCCCTACCAAGGCTGGAAACGAAGCTCGGGACCGCGCTCGCGACGGTAACGCTCCGGCCAGAGCCAACTCTCAGCCCCCTGTTGCGAACAAGCGGGCCTCAATGGAAGTCTCTAACGGCAAGGAGCAACGCAAGCCCACGGCGCCCCACTCTGGCGAGCGCAACAAGGAGTCGCAGTCAAATGCCACCAAT GAGCAGGCCGGTCCTGTCAGAGAGAGAGGCGAAGGCCGCGGCGATAGGGGCCGTGGCGGATACCGAGGCCGCGGAGGTCACCCTGGAAACATGCCCATGCACACTCAGCAGTCTTCTTACATGTCTAACGGCAACTCCTTCGGCTCCCAAGGCCCCAGACAGTACGCCAGCCCTCCCCTCCACCAGGGCGGCAGCTTCCAATCCTCTTACGGAGGTTCCCAGTCCCGCGGTGGTCGTGGCGGCCGCGGTCAGTCAAATGGCTCTGGAGCGTTCCGTGGTGCTGGTGGCCCTTCGAACTCTGGCCGTATGCGTCAAGTTCAGACCAACATGAACCAGGTCTCCTGGGATTACGGAGTTCCCATGACCCCGGGTTCTTATGCCGCATTCTACGAGCAAACGAGACATATCATGATCCCTCAGATGGAGTACTACTTCTCCGTCGAGAACCTCCTGAAGGATACCTACCTGCGCAAGAACATGGACAGCCAGGGTTTCGTGCCCTTGGAGCTTGTCCTCGGCTTCCAAAGGGTTCGTTCGGTGGCCGATGCCCAGACTCTGCGCGCAATTATTGCCGAGTGCCCCCAGCTGGATTACGTTGTCGGCGACGATGGCATTGAGAGACTGAGATCTCGTACCCACTGGCAAAAGTTCGTCTACCCTAACATGGAGCTGCGCTTCGATGCTGCCCGCAACGAGGGACCTCAGTACTTCTACCCCCGTTCCCTTCACGCCATCGCTCACTACGACCACGGCATGCTCGGCGACTACCCTGTTATCTCGCCGACTGCTGCCTACCCCAATGGTGCCGAGAATACCTACGTCGCCTACCCCACCGAGGCTCAGGGTGGACAGCCGAACGGCACTGTGAACGGCAATGCTGCCGAGACACAGCTTTCTGCTCAAGTCCCCGAATTCCAGCCCGGTCCCGCATCCGAGCAAACGGCCGAGGCCTCGGCGGAGACGGAGAAGGCCCAGCCCCTCGTCAATGGCTCTGCCCACACAGAGAGCGCACCCTTGACGAACGGAAACCACGCTCAGCCTGCTGAAGCCCTCCAGTCCTA CAGCAACTTGTCGAGTCCTTCGCAACGCGCACACTTGCTGATGCGGTTTCGAGGAGA